The DNA segment CTATGCGCAAAACGCGGTATGCATAGGTGCACTTCAAAATCTCATGGTGCAGTTTAAGAGTGTTTTTACATAAagcaactaataaaaatatacTCAAAGCCAAATGCCAGCTTCTACTATTAACCTGAGTTTTTAACCCACAACAAAACACTATTATTTAAAAGGTTTAAACATCAGTTTTGATTGAACAGAGGTTTAGAACACTTTAATCCAGAACCTTATGTTCGCTTTTTTCCCATCTTcggtttttatttatatatataagaaacGTTTTTTCCCATCTTCAATTTAGTCAATACAAAATCTATTAGTAAATCCACTTTGTCATTAATGGGATTGAAGTGGCAATCAATCTTCAAGAAAAGGCAAGCATTCTGAAGACAAAAAACTAAGACAACATTTAGTGGCAATCAATGTCAAGAAGAAAACACATGCACACACACAGATGTAAAAGCAACGAACAATTACCACCTGTCAGTGTCAGCTTTTCGATTGTCGAACTATTTGCCTTCAGCTTTGCATACCCTTTAATTGCTCGATGCAACTCACGAACAACTAGTTCCATCCTTTGGCAAAACCCACACCAACTGTTGCTGAAAAGAACCAATATGTTCCTATCCCATGAAGGACCAGAATTTTCAGTATCAGATTTATTACCCTGAACCAGTTTAACAAAAGTACGGGCTGTTAGTAGAGGAATAGAATCTTTCTCATGATAATCCAAATTAACAAATGGTGGCCTTGGGGCCTCTCTAGGACTAGGAACCATAGGAACTGATTGCTGATATGGGGCAAGCTTTCCTCTTAGGAAATTATCAACAAAATCAGATAGCAAGGAATAGTTGAAAACTGATTGCTCTGCCAAGACAAAATGTTTCTCAGCTGTTGGATCGATTATGACAACTGCTGGAATCTTTGATTGCCCAGTTAGAGTTTCAAGGAATCTGGTTTGTCCATCAATAAAGAAGAAAGAaatcccaaaatatttttgttgtATAGAATCATCTATTTCTAAGATTCTGGTCTCCTCAACATCCCCATTGTGAAGACTATCAGTTTCTATACTCGTAAGATGGCAGATATCCTCAGATATTACGGATGATTGACTGTTTTTATCTAAAGATTCTTCCTTGTCTTCCAGTGAAACATGCTCGGTATAAGAAAGATCTGATAGCTCCTCATGCTGCCCATTAGAACTAACAGCTGATATTTGATTTTTGTCTTGATCAATGGTGTCTTTAAGTATGCTTTCCCTGAGGGTTTCCTCCAAAATTAGATCAGGCTGAACCTCACTAGTTGATGGGAGAGATTCAACAACTTTGATGTCAAAGTCAGTGGATAAAAGCTGAAAGCCTGCGTCCTTTGCCAGTGAACTTAACTTTATTTCTTTCTTTCGGTTGAGTGCATAAGTTAACATCTCATGAATTGAGCTACCTTGCAAGTCAGAAACAAAATCTTCCAAAGTAAGTTGCTTCCCGTCATTTGTAATCATTACAGACATCTTATCCTTGAGGACTAGGGTTTGTGATGCTGGGAAATGTCGGAGAGAAGGACGTTTGAGAGTACTCTGTGATGCTCTTTTGGTATCAGTTGTGGACTTGCCAGGCTGGACAGTGGCTAGTCCATGGATATTGTTTGATATCTCGTAGTGTTGCACAAACTCTCTAAAAGCATTGAGAGCCCCCTGACTCTCTGTTCTTATTTGCATCGAGTCAGAAGACCTATCGACAAAGAGAAGTGCTGAAGGCCCTTTTGCCGGTAAAGTTGCCTCAGCTACATGAAAATCATCTTCCAGCTGCACAACACCCATAAGAGATATATAAGCAAAACAGCAAACTAAGTTTGAAAAAGCATATAGGCGGGCGGCATAACCAAGAAAACCGAGGTACGGTTGTCAACATGGTGATTCATATGTTCTCAAGAAAACATCATTGCCAGTAACATGAGACTAAATCAGTAACCATAAAGCAGCACTGGGATGGTCAGACAATACAAAGTTGATGCTGTCGTTAATCAGAACCTAGTAAGAGCACTAGCGAAGACAAAACTTTAACAAGCATGGCTAAATTACAACTTTCTTTTGAGGATACCAATAAGGTGTGTGAGAAGACTAATAAAGAAGGTGCACCGGCTCCTGCTGATTCCCCACTCCCTCTGACAATGAGAGTGTCTAATGCTTCAAATAAAAAGCCATTATATGAGCAAACTAAGTTAAAACACCAAACCAGCATTCATAAATCTGACATCAAAAAAAGGACAccaagcatatatatatatacatatatatatatatattagaacaAAGACAGAGGCATTAAGTAAATTCTTTGTCAGAGAATCTTGCCTCCACAACAGGTAAGGGATATTGCAGAACAGTTCTCAGTTCATCGCCTTCTTTGAGAACCTTTGAACAACTTGGACATCCAGAAAAGTACACTGCCGTGGACCATGAATTTGACTCTTCAACTTTTAGCAATGGAAGAAGTGATTTGTCATGAACCAGGGCAAAACGATGCTTCTCATGAGGTATGAAGAACTCCTTAGCAACTGCAATGAACTTTTGCAAGAACAATTTAAAATGCTGGAATTCGTCTACACTACAGGAGGTTCCAGAACGAAATGTCAAATTCGCTGTCTCCATGATAAGACTATCATTGACAGAGGTAAACTGGCtcggccaagaaaaaccactgaATCCGCTGTCAAAACCCAAATTGAGATTGTCGTCTACAATTCCCTATTTATGTTGAATAAGAAGAGAAATTACTAATAAGCACTTTCTTCCTTATAAAAACGCCTGAATCATGTGAATTAACTAACCACCATCCACCTTTCTGTCATTCTTCTGTTCTGATGCAGGAATTCCATCATCAGTTCCAAGATTACCTTCAAGAAATGTCTTTTCAGCAATTTGGGCAGggatatttataaatttttttttctaaaaaaaggATGACATTGATGCTGTGAAATCCAATCCGTTTATGGAAAGAACTTTTGTAAACTCATCAAATAAGTCACGTGATAACTAAAGATAACATCTTAAATATGACAGATCCACAAGAGGTATAGAAGCTTaggtatttaaaatattttgattattttgatttggTGAGGTTGACACGAACCGAAAAACCATAGAATCAAAGAAAAATTACAAACAAATGAAGGCGAAACATACCTAGATCACTTTCAGCCTTGATATTGCCTTTGGCTAGTAATCTtggaatccatccacaaaaTTCTAGGAGAAGAACAGCCTTGTCAGTTGAATCAAGGAAATCATTCAACCCTTCAGGAGAGGTTAACGATTTAAGTGGCAGATCATCTGGTGAAAGTGTCATGACATAATGCACAGAGGACAGAATGCTTTGCACTCGAAGTCTTCCCCTGTATTTGTATGGGACAGCATCGTGGTGGTAAATTATTGTAATTCCATCACTAGCACCAAGTGAATCTGCCAGCAATTTTTCTGTATTTCTATATAAAACCACAAGCTTCAAGGTGTTGAACCTCAAGTGTTCCCTAGCAACGGTATGAGCAAATTCCTTCATAAGGGACCGTGCCTCCCCAGACCCTAGGGAAAAATTGAAGTCGCAGCCAATATTCCAAGATCATTCAGGCAAGAATTTAAGAAAACAGAAAATGAGATATAATCATCATAACATTTACTGCTGGGAATAGTACAATCAGCAACAAAgcactttaaattttaaattgctAATTTCGTGGTAACCCGGTAATGCAAAATGCTTGTATCAGTCTTTATTTTAACTTCCaaaggatttaaaaaaaaaaaaaaaaaaaaccccactTTTATTGTCCCATTATCAATAATAAACAAAGTAGGCATCTTAAACCTCGAAATTCAAAGCTTGGATATGGGTAGAATTAGAGTATAAAAACCGAAAGACAATGTCATACATGGCACGGTGACCATCAGGAGGGCGTGCGGATGAAAGCGAACGTAAGAGGAGTAATTAAATTTACTGAGGATCTGCCATTGGACCTCAACGCCGCCGGCAGAAACGCGGCAGCAAACGTGATGGTGGCCGTAAAAAAGAGCAACTGCTAGCAGCAGCAGCAGTCTGCTGTAGGCATACATTGATTATTTTTGAGTTTCCACTGCGATTTATTTGGGACTGCAAGCGCAAAGCCCAGCCAGCCCCCTCCCTCTCCAATTCGAGACGACGCTAAATTCAGgaaatttgtttgtttgttgttttgttctttttttcGTGTAAATTAATTAGTAcaatttgttgtgaaaaagtaaaaatttatggtaaaaagtaaaaatttcaaaactcaaaatatatcaaactctacacttcacaaatatttttctctca comes from the Henckelia pumila isolate YLH828 chromosome 1, ASM3356847v2, whole genome shotgun sequence genome and includes:
- the LOC140876153 gene encoding uncharacterized protein isoform X1, which translates into the protein MYAYSRLLLLLAVALFYGHHHVCCRVSAGGVEVQWQILSKFNYSSYVRFHPHALLMVTVPWSGEARSLMKEFAHTVAREHLRFNTLKLVVLYRNTEKLLADSLGASDGITIIYHHDAVPYKYRGRLRVQSILSSVHYVMTLSPDDLPLKSLTSPEGLNDFLDSTDKAVLLLEFCGWIPRLLAKGNIKAESDLGNLGTDDGIPASEQKNDRKGIVDDNLNLGFDSGFSGFSWPSQFTSVNDSLIMETANLTFRSGTSCSVDEFQHFKLFLQKFIAVAKEFFIPHEKHRFALVHDKSLLPLLKVEESNSWSTAVYFSGCPSCSKVLKEGDELRTVLQYPLPVVELEDDFHVAEATLPAKGPSALLFVDRSSDSMQIRTESQGALNAFREFVQHYEISNNIHGLATVQPGKSTTDTKRASQSTLKRPSLRHFPASQTLVLKDKMSVMITNDGKQLTLEDFVSDLQGSSIHEMLTYALNRKKEIKLSSLAKDAGFQLLSTDFDIKVVESLPSTSEVQPDLILEETLRESILKDTIDQDKNQISAVSSNGQHEELSDLSYTEHVSLEDKEESLDKNSQSSVISEDICHLTSIETDSLHNGDVEETRILEIDDSIQQKYFGISFFFIDGQTRFLETLTGQSKIPAVVIIDPTAEKHFVLAEQSVFNYSLLSDFVDNFLRGKLAPYQQSVPMVPSPREAPRPPFVNLDYHEKDSIPLLTARTFVKLVQGNKSDTENSGPSWDRNILVLFSNSWCGFCQRMELVVRELHRAIKGYAKLKANSSTIEKLTLTEFADDATLRLPLIYMMDCSQNDCGSIIIPILQREIYPLLLLFPAERKKDPVPYEGDITVSDIINFLAGHGSPVLDLIMDKSYRQVHTSAERVPQDKSLPHEVLVNGRLQNLELNQMNTRFPIGIRERPQLSIGCILSATEKLLDVHPFEESKILLVKVEQRTGFQGLIINKRISWDSLEEEGFDLLKEAPLSFGGPVLRRGLPLVALTHKFIENQSVEILQEVYFLDPWATQSIVEEIRVDNQSVHDFWFFFGYSSWGWDQLFHEIAQGAWNIKNGSLEQLELPWT
- the LOC140876153 gene encoding uncharacterized protein isoform X2, which encodes MMEFLHQNRRMTERWMVGIVDDNLNLGFDSGFSGFSWPSQFTSVNDSLIMETANLTFRSGTSCSVDEFQHFKLFLQKFIAVAKEFFIPHEKHRFALVHDKSLLPLLKVEESNSWSTAVYFSGCPSCSKVLKEGDELRTVLQYPLPVVELEDDFHVAEATLPAKGPSALLFVDRSSDSMQIRTESQGALNAFREFVQHYEISNNIHGLATVQPGKSTTDTKRASQSTLKRPSLRHFPASQTLVLKDKMSVMITNDGKQLTLEDFVSDLQGSSIHEMLTYALNRKKEIKLSSLAKDAGFQLLSTDFDIKVVESLPSTSEVQPDLILEETLRESILKDTIDQDKNQISAVSSNGQHEELSDLSYTEHVSLEDKEESLDKNSQSSVISEDICHLTSIETDSLHNGDVEETRILEIDDSIQQKYFGISFFFIDGQTRFLETLTGQSKIPAVVIIDPTAEKHFVLAEQSVFNYSLLSDFVDNFLRGKLAPYQQSVPMVPSPREAPRPPFVNLDYHEKDSIPLLTARTFVKLVQGNKSDTENSGPSWDRNILVLFSNSWCGFCQRMELVVRELHRAIKGYAKLKANSSTIEKLTLTEFADDATLRLPLIYMMDCSQNDCGSIIIPILQREIYPLLLLFPAERKKDPVPYEGDITVSDIINFLAGHGSPVLDLIMDKSYRQVHTSAERVPQDKSLPHEVLVNGRLQNLELNQMNTRFPIGIRERPQLSIGCILSATEKLLDVHPFEESKILLVKVEQRTGFQGLIINKRISWDSLEEEGFDLLKEAPLSFGGPVLRRGLPLVALTHKFIENQSVEILQEVYFLDPWATQSIVEEIRVDNQSVHDFWFFFGYSSWGWDQLFHEIAQGAWNIKNGSLEQLELPWT